Below is a genomic region from Vitis riparia cultivar Riparia Gloire de Montpellier isolate 1030 chromosome 5, EGFV_Vit.rip_1.0, whole genome shotgun sequence.
TCGAATTTAGGGTCattttaaattacatttcaaaattataagttgaatttaaaaatcaccatttttgaatttgaaatgctCTTCAATTCTACttagttattttcaaatgaCCATAATTTCTTCGTTTCAGCTTCAATTTGTCCACCGTTTAAAGCATTAGAATCttaacttcccaagcttcaaaaaacatatataattttctcaaaattaaccTTGGAATGGCATTCAAAGTTCATCTCAAATTGAAAGTAGTTGTACCTTCTAGATCTTGAATTCTAATTTCCACATTGAACTTAAGTTAAGGGTTCCAACGTTCTTTCTCACGTTTGCTTACCCTCCATCTTTCTCCATAACCTTCATTTATTATCTCTCATGCTAAGCatttctccattttcatttttcaaaactctcatcATGCTTCACAACTATTGGAGTTCCTTTTATGCATATTTAGCCCCTTCACTACCATGTTGAAAGCAACTATTGCGGCTTTTATCCTTTTCATGTCTTAAACCTAGAATTTAGCTCAAGATATATGGTAGACCAATGCAACAATTCAAGTTAAATTAGATGAGTTGGGTCTTTATATTGAATAATTCATTCTCTATATGTGTCATTAAAGTACAATTTGTGGTTTTAATCACATCCTTTGTcataaaactcaaaatttctCTTTTCAGTGTACTTGTTTTGTTTAAAGAGTAGGAAAACAACTTATAAATAATTCTATTTACAAATACTGCTCGGCCTTAATGTGTCAAACAATATCTTAGCTCTATTCTTCAAAGTTTGAGGAAATAACTTCATTCTCATCATATCAATTAACACATTAGCataatgaaaatcaaaacaaatttccTCCACATTTGTAACATCAACATACAGATTTTCTTCTTCACTATCTCCATAGATTAGCAAAATTAGTACCAACTATGTCTAGATAATAATATGCTTTGTAGGTAAAACAAATTAAGCAAGGACAGGCCATCCTTGAAGGGTTCAGATAATCTCTCATAGGCCAGTGCATATGGACTGGTGGTTGAAGTGATGCATTCTGTCTATTTTGATCAAGAACttatctttccatttttttcatcttaaacaTTTGCTAAATCAAACACTCTTTTAAGTCTTCCATCTAAATTTCTTCTCCAACAAgattatataaacaaaaaacaaaacaaaataaaaacactatatCTATGAGATAAACGTTCGATTAGTCAAGAACAAATTAAAGACAACATGGATCAATTTAGAATTCAACATATCTCTAAATAAAACTAATTCAACTCCTTGAAAATGCAATgctaattttgatttcatgCTTGATTATTTGTAAGAAGTTATCAGTTACAGTTGAATTTAAATTCAGATATGATCTCTTGACTTAAATTCAAATACCACATTCTCTTTGTTTCCAAAaccaaaatgataaattaagggaaaaaacaaaCAGCTGAGAATAATAATTCAATCGTTTTCTTAAGGAGTTAATGATTGCCAACTCAGAAAACAAATCAGATTCCAATTGATCTAAAGGTGTTAACTAAGTTTCCCATTAAGTCTCAGATAAAGTTGATGGTATTGGGTTAAGTGTAGAAGTGTAAACAAAAAGGGTAACTAATGGATAAAATCAGAGATAGAAACTATCCAAGATTTGTACATCTTTGATCCAATGTCAACCTTGAATAGGATCTCTTTTTTATCCTAGAGATCATTGCACTCTTTCAAATGCAAAATCTCAAATCAATTTTAGTACATGTTCATCTCAAGATACACTCCCGCACAGATTTGATCAGATTAGTCACCAATGAATCAAACAAATCTAATAATAGAGACATAAATTATACCCTTTTTGTTTGGGATTGATTTCATTGGTGGATCTTCCATCTTCCATCTTTGTTCTAAAGCAGTGGTGGTAACCAATCAATTTCCATTGCATTCCATATTTGTTCACCCTACATTAGAAAGAACCTTATGTGAACTTTCCAATAGGGTTGGTTATTAACataagaaaatggggaaaatgtATTTAAGATTTCACTCTAATGGTTCCATGATTCAAGAATATTAGcaaaataatgtaatatatatatatatatctttttttctttaggcCTAATTCagattgattaaataaaatcaatttcccTTGTTGATCAGCCATGTGAGAATAGATATAGTCTAGATCAAACAATAAAATTCAATCAACAAAGAAACACCAACTATACATGGAAAATCATCTACAAAAATTACCTCAacttctataaaaataaaaccaccaGTCtataaatcaaaaaaaaaaaaaaaaaccctctaaatttgaaagaaatatatacaattttacCTAGGTTTGATGCTACTCCCTACAAATCTTATACAGATCAACACCTACAAGTCTTCTTTATCTCTGTTATTAACACCTACTCATGCCTTTTAGTGGATCATCTCAAAATCATAATGAAATATGATGGTTTAAATCCTCAACCTTTGCATTTCATCCTTTACTTTCAAGATTCTTTGAACCAAACCTTGAGTTTTGGAACAATGGAAAACTAATTGTTTTCTGTAGatttttgtaactttttttcttgtatacataaaatgaattttaaaacatctttaTTCCAAAATCACAAGTTTTTAATCATATAACACCAAGAAAAcgtattttagaaaaatatgaatttttaaataaatttaaaaaaattgacaaaaatattggaggaatttttaaataaattttaaaaataaaacaaaacaaaacaaattggacaaaaatatttgaGGAGCTTGAGCACCTTGTAAGTTGGTTCTTGACCGCCCAAGGACATCCCCTATTGGACATTGGGGCATTTAACACAATTTTCCGTCATTTTATGCGGCTTGATTGCTTCTCACTGTTTTCAAGCATCGATGACTGCCTATAATGCTTAGTATGGACcaattatgaattttataatgtttGTTACCTTGTCTTAATTTCAAACTCGTTACTTGAGCCTCAATTTCTATGTTTCAACTCCAACATATGTATAAGATTCAGGGGTAGTAAAATAGTTTCAAACAAGCCGAGAGTGATTGAGACGCCTTCGAGGGGGTATTAGGCGGGATAGAACCACCATTGGAAGAAGTGAACGTGTGGTTGGCGCCTATGTGCTTGAGTGAAACCACATATTCCGCCCTCCTGCCGTGGTCCTTCATTGcccataaaaatataaacaaatcagCGGCACTGCTCTTATAGCACAGTCATAGATTTGTGCCGGATGAGTTTAatatctttcctttttcattatttattttgaaatttcttgtcATTGTGATGGGCATTAAGATCTATTACCCTTCAGTTCTGAGTAATGATCATCGGCTTTAGTTTATGGATTAGGCTGATATGAAATAACGGGCGCACAATAAGCACCGTTTTATGGGCTGGGAATATAAGTCAATTGAGAACCCTCCGCTTGCGAAGACTTGGGTGGTTCAGTACTTGTGTTTCTTGCTACaggtgttgagatattaggaatgatttccttatatcattatttccttatatcatttagtgttgagatattaggaatgtttagatattaggaaagttgagatattatgaatattgagatattaggaatattgagatactaagaatattaagatattaggaatattgagatattaggaaagttgagatattaggatattagttgttatttccttatatcattatttctttgtatcattctttcccattcttagaatggtgattaccctctatatatactctgtacatgaacgaatgaaagtatgaatgaaaaaaactacaatttatcaatttgaagatggtatcagagccatggaactgaaatcctggatattttgtcgctatggtagtccgacagcgatcaaccatcctaagacaagccctaatattgataagtcaaccttcaaatgcactcactgcaataagactggtcccaccagtctggatatcccacaatttcaaagcaacgactcttggtatgaccagaaaaacaataaggaaccgagggtttgaaccatggacctttagatcatgtttaggctatcaacactttgttattaattataataatcgtgatcaacggaagaaggattccaagaaaacctcgactgcaattgttgccgaaataaaaacagaggctaatgttgctgagaaagcctctgcattggtagccgctactgatcatggtggtaagtttttaaatacttttacacctgttattaatagtacatggataattgattctggtgctacagatcatatgacttttgattctagacaggtttcaccccttagaccttcctcacaaaaaattgtttccacagccaatggtaacacaaccccagttattggggaaggatccttaactcttactgatactttgaatttggattctgttttagttgtttcatctttagattacaatcttttgtcagtttctcaaatcactacagccttatcttgtattgtcattttttggcctgaattttgtgtgattaaggacatccaaacaagacagacgattggttgtggtattaaacggggaaaactctattacttggacttgcagtcaaaggattcaaataagttgcaacaagccttgatggcagatggatctgagagggagaagaaaaagtctgaaatttggttgtggcatcgacgtctgggacatgcttcctttggttatttgaaaaaattgtttcctagtttgtttgcaaagagtgatatttctggtttccgttgtgatatttgtgaattggctaaaagtcatcgtgcttcgtttccgttaattttgaataaaagtccgtttccttttatggttatacattctgatgtttggggcccatccaaagtcccaactttgagtggctcacgttggtttgttacttttattgatgattgtaccagaatgacatggttatgcttgatgaagaccaaagatgaagtgaacttgttgtttcaaaattttcataaaatgattgaaactcaatacaatgcaaaggtttgggttttgcgtagtgataatggtggagaatatcaaagttctgatcttcaaaagtatttggaaggacatggcatcattcatcagactacttgttccaatacaccccagcaaaatggagtcgctgaacgaaaaaatcgacacttgttagaggttgttcgtgcttccttgatagcagcaaaaacaccaatatcttattggggagaagcaatcacatctgccgcatacttgatcaatcgggtaccttctagctcaattaactttcaaacacctctccaagctcttactaatgccgtagttgccccaaccgtcccaaatctacctcctcgtgtttttggttgcgtggcatttgtgcatctacacaagcaccaacgcaccaagttaacttcccatgcattgcaatgtgtgtttgttggatatgcattgcacaaaaagggatatcgatgttaccatcctccaactcgacatatgtatattacaatggatgtggtgtttcatgaagattcaatgtatttttcatccgagtctgaacttcagggggagtaccataaggaaattcagactctcgattatgattatcatatttctgaggaagatgaatctggacaatctgaactagtgaaccaggaagtgggtgagttggatatgagtggtcaacaatttgggtccgaagatgtcttcattgaaataccaaaccaatcgttgtctgttgagggtgttcttaatttggagcctgatccattcatgaaacggttaccacatcgtcataatagaggtattcctaaacccacatatgaacctgaattgtctactaaagtcaaatatcccatgagcaactatgtgtctacccatcgtttgtctgaatcaaataagtcatttgtaaatcaattatctactgtagctattcctaacagtgtgcaggaagccttagctgatccaaggtggaaagcaaccatgaatgaagagatgaaatcattgcagaagaatgaaacatgggaactcgtagaatgtccaccaggaaagaagccagttgggtgtcgttggatctatactgtgaagtacaaggcagatggtagtattgaacgatttaaagcaagactggtagcaaaagggtacactcaaacttatggaattgactacacagagacatttgcacctgtagctaagatcaacacaattcgagtattactgtctttagctgcaaacctagattggccattacaacaatttgatgtgaaaaatgcctttttgcatggcgagttatctgaagaagtatatatggatcttccaccaggacgcatggtgtcagaaaagcaatgtcagaaggtgtgcaaattgaagaagtcattgtatgggttgaagcaatccccgagagcatggtttggaaggttcacaaagtcaatgagagcttttggctatcgtcaaagtaattcagatcacactttgttcctaaaaaagcaacatggtaagattacggcactcatcgtatatgtggatgacatggtagttacaggaaatgatcctgaagaaagaaaagctctacaaaattatctatctagagaattcgaaatgaaagatctaggtcctctgaaatactttcttgggattgaagtttctcgatcaagtgaaggaatttttctgtctcaaagaaagtatgccttagatcttttacaggagactggaatgtcgggatgtcaacctattaatacaccaatagaagaaggtttgaaattgtgtgttgagtctaatcaagtatcaaccgataagggaagataccaaagacttgtggggagattaatgtacttagctcatacaagaccagatcttgcttatgcattgagtgtagtgagtcaatacatgcataatcctggagaacaacatatgaatgcaatcatgcgtattttgaggtatttgaagaatgctcctgggaagggaattttattcgcaaaaaatgttgatcatcagagtatagaagtatatactgatgctgattgggctggtgcactggatgataggcgatctacatctggttactttacctttgtaggtggtaatcttgtgacatggaaaagtaagaaacagaatgtcgtcgctcgttcaagtgcagaagcggaatttagaggtatgactctaggactttgtgaggcattatggctaagactcctcttacaggatttagattacttatctaggcaaccaatccgattgttttgtgacaataaagccgcatgtgatattgctcataatccagtacaacatgatcgtacaaagcatgtcgaggtggatagattcttcattaaggaaaagttggatgataagattgtggaattgcctaagattcgatcagaagatcaattggtcgatatccttaccaaagctgtctcaagtcaagtgttctcaaaatttttagacaagttggacatgtgtgacatctatgcaccaacttgagggggagtgttgagatattaggaatgctttccttatatcattatttccttatatcatttagtgttgagatattaggaatgtttagatattaggaaagttgagatattatgaatattgagatattaggaatattgagatactaagaatattaagatattaggaatattgagatattaggaaagttgagatattaggatattagttgttatttccttatatcattatttccttgtatcattctttcccattcttagaatggtgattaccctctatatatactctgtacatgaacgaagtatgaatgaaaaaaactacaatttatcaatttgaagaacaGGAACTGGGGAGAGATGATTGCTAGCAGTAGTAATAGTTTTTTGTCCTCTTGTGCTGTTAGAATAACCTTTTTATCTAGCTAGCTCCTTGTGACAGACCGTTTCTTTTGTGGCAACTGAGCTGATGGGTTGAAGAGTTTTTAACCGTTCCATCATCCCACTTTCCCTTTCTGGGTACTTGACGCAGTTCTCATTTTCAGTCCTTGTGCCCTAAAATGGCGTGGTAAAACTTTCAATAGAACATAAAAGATGAGGACATGGATGGATGAGCCTATCATCATAACGAGCATTGTTAACTGGCCTGCTTTTGCGCTGTTCTGATCCCTACAAGTTGGTGGTTTGGGAAGGCAGTACCACCTCTCATCCATAGTGGAAATTGTGTGCCCAACCTGTTTTTAAGGCGAAAGTAGTATTCCGGACCAAAACGGACAAATAACTCAGCATTCCTCACGCAAATCTTCTATGTGAATTTCTGCATGCTCCATTCAGAAGATGCAGAGACTTCCATCTTTTGTGATTTTGTGATTCTCCTTCTGCTGTTTATTTACATTATAGTATATGAAAGAGTATGAACATATATATAAGGTGGTTCCGTCGAGCACAAAATTACCCAAAAACAGAGAGTCAGGCTTCTTTAATTAAGGTTTTGTACCATGCTTGTTATTGCTGCCTAAGTGCATATATTACGTAAATGGCTGACGGATCAAACTCTTGATCAATAAATTCGCGTGaggaattaattttaagtaCATACTCGATCTAATATTTCTGTATTTGTCCTCCAAAATGGATACCCCGGCAGGAATGGCTTCGCAATGTGGGTTTGTTTGAACCAAGGTTGATTTTGAAAGTGGGCATAAAATGCCAAAGACTCGGAAGAAGTTGGTAAAAGGCCTGACTCCAAGCTGCTAGTTCAGTAGGAGCTTCATCCATGGTTTAGTACTCTTCTACTGCAAAAGGGAGACAATTGGAATCGGGCGTGATATTGATGACCCTCGTGGCCTCTTTGAAAACAAAGTCGCGTGTTTGGGAAAGCACTTCCCTCCCAACTTgcaaaagtgaaggaaaatagatCTCTCTGCACAAAGTACAGATAATGGATCTGGACATCACAATCACAAATAAAgtgatttattgattaatttatgAGTGGAGTTGGACAACATAGACATGGAAAACGAGTAGTAGTATGGGTGGGAAAAAGTACTACTACACCCACAAAAGTACTGGTAACATATATATACTTATCCAATCCTAGTAGATAGAGGAGGGCGAGAAGTGAAGCAGTTGCTTGGAGGGAAGCCAGGGCTTGACCACCACCACCGCATCGAATGTGTTCGTCACCCCATTCTGAGTGGCGGCTATCTTGAGATAATACTTAAACCCGGACACCACCTGCTTCTGGGCCTCCACTACCTCCGAGAACGTCAGATATTCGTAGTCCATTCCTAGGACGTTGCCTATGGCCTCTCTCCACCTTCGCCCATGACTCCTGTTGTATTCCTCTACTGAGAACCTTCCCAGTTGCTGAACCTCCTTGTTGGTCTTCACGTCCTTGATCTCCGTCCTACCCCCCACCATCCTTCCGATCCCGGCGGCCGGCGTCCAGAAATATGACACTACAACAATGAATAACAAAGAAGTCAAGATGAAGGGCTGCGATGTTAGTCTGGCCATGACTGATGAGGACTTTGGTGTGTTGATGTTGGTTTAGTGAAAGAAGATGGGGGAATAAATAGGGGGAGGTGAGACCGTGAGAGAGGTGTTGTTGGCCTGGTGGGGTATGACAGGGTGCTTGGACACGCAAATTGAGGAAAGGGTGGAGAGGATGGAGAAGGTGTCACTGCTTTGTGATGTGGGTTTGTGTGGAGGCACCAACGGCATGCCGCGTCTTACAACACCTACGTCAGTAACGTCACCCACACTGCCTTAAGTTTTCTGTGGGCTGTTTCTTTCACCTCATCCCTTGTTTTTCTGTTCACTTTCTTCCCTCTCTCTTCTAATCCCACTCTTTGACCTTATCCGCTCATGCATGTGGGGTACCCCAATTTTCTACAAAAGATTTTACCACCCAAGAGCGGCATATATAGGCCAAAACCTGCACCAACCCTAGAAGGAAGCGGTCATTAATTAAAGAATATTGCAAGTAATCACCAAGGGAGACGACACCAGTTTCTAAGTAACTCATGCAAGTATATAGTGTATATTTGCGGTAGCAAAAATCCAACATGAAACGTAAGCCAAGGACTCTGCAGCCTAATTCCAAAACTATGGATCGATGAATTTTTAGTGTGTAGTGTTTACCGCCTTTCAATCGACAAAAATGGAACATAACCTATACGTTTTGGAAATGATAGCATGTGTGAAGGAGGAGGGGGAGGTAGATAAGGCAGAGGGTGTGTGAGTCAGACATGGCAGACCAAGGGGGTGCGTGAATCGCATGAGAGTGACGTAGTAAGAGGTGATTAAAATCGTATACCGACAGACTCTTAAGCTCACCCTTACAGGCCTCGAACTCCGTCCCGCATAACAACAAAATTTCAGTGTCCAACAGCTGCATATAACATAAATCCAAATAAGTAAACAATGAAATTTAACTCatacttttttaaatattttattggcAATCATTAAGAACCTTTTGTTATGGTAATACATTTTGGTTATTTGACATATTTGAAAGtacgttatttttttttttcaaacatctactcttaattatagaaaataataataataataatataataaattttggtATTATAGGATATTCAAAAATATATGTACATCATCATAATACCATGATCAAATCACATGGATCCTCTCTTGgaacataaaacaaaagttGTGCCCCTTTTCTCAACGGTTTCATAGAAGTagtgtatttttaaaaaataacataacgTAATTCTACAACTATAACACTTTTGTTATAGAATTCATCTTTTCAACAAACGAATTCAATATAAAAGAGAACtcatttcttcaaaagaaaattcaattaaaaaaaaaattattttttaaaaagataaatttaatataaaaagttttaaagtaaaaattaaactCGTCTTTTCAAGAAACAAGTCCaatgtaaaaattgaatttatttttttaaaaagacaagtgtaaaaataaaagaagtaatGAAAAGTACcgtattttatatttatttttaaaaaaatattattttaataatattttaatccaAGGtattataacattaaaaatataaatcttcAAATTTGCATAACCATGCATgtcatataataataataataataataataattaaacataTCAACACTTCAATGATAATTCATCTTTCATCAAAACAATTATTTCAATGTCTCGtgcattttaattaaaatttagatgTACTAAATGTAGGCAAGAtatattcatttgaaaataaaaaatatgtactAAATAATAACTCACAATAATCTCCACAATTAGCCCTTGACAGTAGAGTTGCTAAAGGAAAGCTCCCCAATCGCAAACTTCTCTCCTAACCAATATAAATAAGGTTCCACTAAGGGACTAACCAcaacaactaaaaaatgaaactaaaagagTTTGTATACTTAGAATTTCAAGCCACAGGCCCAAAATGACACCCATTTGTTGTAGCTACGAACTTTCCAGAAGTATTCCGGGAAATCCCCTCCAGCACTCAAGTTAGTATCAATCTCGTCTCCTTCTTTGTCTGGCCC
It encodes:
- the LOC117914973 gene encoding cysteine proteinase inhibitor 4; amino-acid sequence: MARLTSQPFILTSLLFIVVVSYFWTPAAGIGRMVGGRTEIKDVKTNKEVQQLGRFSVEEYNRSHGRRWREAIGNVLGMDYEYLTFSEVVEAQKQVVSGFKYYLKIAATQNGVTNTFDAVVVVKPWLPSKQLLHFSPSSIY